Proteins from a genomic interval of Piscinibacter sp. HJYY11:
- a CDS encoding NADH-quinone oxidoreductase subunit M → MGLISLAIWLPIVAGVLLLALGRDENAKAVRWMALVAAIVSFLVTIPLITGFDSTTAAMQFQENIAWIERFRVRYHLGLDGISVWFVLLTAFITIIVVIAAWEVIDERVNQYMGAFLILSGIMIGVFSALDGLLFYVFFEATLIPMYIIIGVWGGPRRVYAAFKFFLYTLAGSLLMLIALIFLYFKSGSSFEIQTWHNVPLTIGEQTLLFFAFFAAFAVKVPMWPVHTWLPDAHVEAPTGGSVVLAAIMLKLGAYGFLRFSLPITPDASHKWTWVIIALSLIAVIYIGLVALVQQDMKKLVAYSSIAHMGFVTLGFFLFNELGVSGGLVQMISHGFVSGAMFLCIGVLYDRVHSREIASYGGVVNTMPKFTAFAVFFAMANCGLPGTGGFVGEWMVILGTVKVNFWLAALAATALVFGAAYNLWMVKRVYFGPVANEDVRALKDINAREFAMLAVLAVAVLWMGLYPKPFTDTMHVSVTELLKHVAISKLN, encoded by the coding sequence ATGGGTTTGATCAGTCTCGCCATCTGGCTGCCGATCGTCGCGGGCGTCCTGCTGCTCGCGCTCGGCCGCGATGAAAACGCCAAGGCCGTTCGCTGGATGGCGCTCGTCGCTGCCATCGTCAGCTTCCTCGTCACGATCCCGTTGATCACGGGCTTCGACTCCACCACCGCCGCGATGCAGTTCCAGGAAAACATCGCCTGGATCGAGCGCTTCCGGGTGCGCTACCACCTGGGCCTGGACGGCATCTCGGTGTGGTTCGTGCTGCTCACTGCCTTCATCACCATCATCGTGGTCATCGCCGCGTGGGAAGTGATCGACGAGCGCGTGAATCAGTACATGGGGGCCTTCCTGATCCTCTCGGGGATCATGATTGGCGTGTTCTCCGCGCTCGACGGCCTGCTGTTCTACGTCTTCTTCGAGGCCACGCTGATCCCGATGTACATCATCATCGGCGTGTGGGGCGGCCCGCGGCGTGTGTATGCGGCGTTCAAGTTCTTCCTGTACACGCTGGCGGGCTCGCTGCTGATGCTGATCGCCCTGATCTTCCTGTACTTCAAGTCGGGCAGCAGCTTTGAGATCCAGACCTGGCACAACGTGCCGCTCACGATCGGTGAGCAGACCTTGCTCTTCTTCGCCTTCTTCGCCGCCTTCGCGGTGAAGGTGCCGATGTGGCCGGTGCACACCTGGCTGCCCGACGCCCACGTCGAGGCACCCACCGGCGGCTCGGTGGTGCTGGCGGCCATCATGCTGAAGCTGGGTGCCTACGGCTTCCTGCGCTTCTCGCTGCCGATCACCCCGGACGCCTCGCACAAGTGGACCTGGGTGATCATCGCGCTGTCGCTGATCGCCGTGATCTACATCGGCCTCGTGGCGCTGGTGCAGCAGGACATGAAGAAGCTGGTGGCCTATTCGTCGATCGCCCACATGGGCTTCGTGACGCTGGGCTTCTTCCTCTTCAACGAGCTCGGCGTGTCGGGCGGCCTTGTGCAGATGATCTCGCACGGCTTCGTGTCAGGTGCCATGTTCCTGTGCATCGGCGTGCTGTACGACCGCGTGCATTCGCGGGAGATCGCAAGCTACGGCGGCGTGGTCAACACCATGCCCAAGTTCACCGCCTTCGCCGTCTTCTTCGCGATGGCCAACTGCGGCCTGCCGGGCACCGGTGGCTTCGTCGGCGAGTGGATGGTCATCCTCGGCACGGTGAAGGTGAACTTCTGGCTGGCCGCACTTGCCGCGACTGCACTGGTGTTCGGCGCGGCCTACAACCTGTGGATGGTGAAGCGGGTTTACTTCGGCCCCGTGGCCAACGAAGACGTGCGCGCGCTGAAGGACATCAATGCCCGCGAATTCGCGATGCTTGCCGTGCTGGCCGTGGCAGTGCTCTGGATGGGCCTCTACCCCAAGCCCTTCACCGACACCATGCACGTGAGCGTGACCGAGCTGCTGAAGCACGTGGCCATCTCCAAGCTGAACTGA
- the nuoL gene encoding NADH-quinone oxidoreductase subunit L — translation MSATLNPNLLLAVPLAPLAGAILAGFFGKAIGRRGSHIATILGVLVSFIISAFVLKDVIDGARFNATVYEWMVLGGLKMEVGFLIDGLSAMMMCVVTFVSLMVHIYTIGYMEEDAGYQRFFSYISLFTFSMLMLVMSNNFLQLFFGWEAVGLVSYLLIGFWYTKPTAIFANMKAFLVNRVGDFGFILGIGLIVAYAGTLNYSETFARAGDLAKLTFPGTEWMLITVTCICLFIGAMGKSAQFPLHVWLPDSMEGPTPISALIHAATMVTAGIFMVARMSPLFELSDTALSFILVIGAITALFMGFLGIIQNDIKRVVAYSTLSQLGYMTVALGASAYSVAVFHLMTHAFFKALLFLAAGSVIIGMHHDQDIRNMGGLRKYMPITWITSLLGSLALIGTPLFSGFYSKDSIIEAVHESHLWGAQFAYFAVVAGVFVTAFYSFRMYFLVFHGKEHFHHKPFPGEHDHHDDEHGHHEPHTPHESPWVVWLPLVLLAIPSVLIGYLTIQPMLYGEFFKDSIFVDATKHHAMKEMGAAFHGAWAMALHGLQTLPFWLALGGVVTAYAFYLVKPEIPAWFQSKFGFINRVLENKYYFDAFNEKVLAAGARLLGTGLWKGGDAAVIDGVLINGTARGVGGVASLVRNVQTGRLYWYALVMILGVLGLMTWQLWPNLGAALDALLRALFGR, via the coding sequence ATGAGCGCGACTTTGAACCCGAACCTGCTGCTCGCCGTTCCGCTGGCACCGTTGGCCGGTGCCATCCTCGCCGGCTTCTTCGGCAAGGCGATCGGCCGCCGCGGAAGCCATATCGCGACCATCCTGGGCGTGCTGGTGTCGTTCATCATCTCGGCCTTCGTGCTGAAGGACGTGATCGACGGCGCCCGCTTCAACGCCACCGTCTACGAGTGGATGGTGCTCGGCGGCCTGAAGATGGAAGTCGGCTTCCTGATCGACGGCCTGTCGGCCATGATGATGTGCGTGGTGACCTTCGTGTCGCTGATGGTGCACATCTACACCATCGGCTACATGGAAGAAGACGCCGGCTACCAGCGTTTCTTCTCGTACATCTCGCTCTTCACTTTCTCGATGTTGATGCTCGTGATGAGCAACAACTTCCTGCAGCTCTTCTTCGGCTGGGAAGCGGTGGGCCTGGTGTCGTACCTGCTGATCGGCTTCTGGTACACCAAGCCCACGGCGATCTTCGCCAACATGAAGGCCTTCCTGGTCAACCGGGTCGGCGACTTCGGCTTCATCCTCGGCATCGGCCTGATCGTGGCCTACGCCGGCACGCTGAACTACAGCGAGACCTTCGCCCGGGCCGGCGACCTCGCCAAGCTCACCTTCCCGGGCACCGAGTGGATGCTCATCACCGTCACCTGCATCTGCCTCTTCATCGGTGCGATGGGCAAGAGCGCGCAGTTCCCGCTGCACGTGTGGCTGCCCGACTCGATGGAAGGCCCGACGCCGATCTCCGCGCTGATCCACGCGGCGACCATGGTCACGGCCGGCATCTTCATGGTGGCGCGCATGTCGCCGCTGTTCGAGCTGTCGGACACGGCGCTGAGCTTCATCCTCGTGATCGGTGCCATCACGGCGCTCTTCATGGGCTTCCTCGGCATCATCCAGAACGACATCAAGCGCGTCGTCGCGTACTCCACGCTCTCGCAGCTGGGCTACATGACGGTGGCGCTCGGCGCCTCGGCCTACTCGGTCGCCGTCTTCCACCTGATGACGCACGCCTTCTTCAAGGCGCTGCTGTTCCTCGCCGCGGGCTCGGTGATCATCGGCATGCACCACGACCAGGACATCCGCAACATGGGCGGCCTGCGCAAGTACATGCCGATCACCTGGATCACCTCGCTGCTCGGTTCGCTGGCACTGATCGGCACGCCGCTGTTCTCGGGCTTCTACTCGAAGGACAGCATCATCGAGGCGGTGCACGAGAGCCACCTGTGGGGCGCGCAGTTCGCGTACTTCGCAGTGGTGGCGGGCGTGTTCGTGACGGCGTTCTACTCATTCCGGATGTACTTCCTCGTCTTCCACGGCAAGGAGCACTTCCACCACAAGCCGTTCCCCGGTGAACACGATCACCATGACGACGAGCACGGCCACCACGAGCCGCACACACCGCACGAATCGCCCTGGGTGGTGTGGCTGCCGCTCGTGTTGCTGGCCATCCCCTCGGTCCTCATCGGCTACCTGACCATCCAGCCGATGCTGTATGGCGAATTCTTCAAGGACTCGATCTTCGTCGACGCGACCAAGCACCATGCGATGAAGGAGATGGGCGCGGCCTTCCACGGCGCCTGGGCCATGGCGCTGCACGGCCTGCAGACGCTGCCGTTCTGGCTGGCGCTGGGCGGTGTGGTCACGGCCTACGCTTTCTATCTGGTCAAGCCCGAGATCCCGGCCTGGTTCCAGTCGAAGTTCGGCTTCATCAACCGCGTCCTCGAGAACAAGTACTACTTCGACGCCTTCAACGAGAAGGTGCTGGCTGCAGGCGCGCGCCTGCTCGGCACTGGCCTGTGGAAGGGCGGCGATGCGGCGGTGATCGATGGTGTGCTGATCAACGGCACGGCCCGTGGCGTGGGCGGTGTTGCCTCGCTGGTGCGGAATGTGCAGACCGGGCGCCTGTACTGGTATGCGCTGGTCATGATCCTCGGCGTGCTGGGCCTGATGACCTGGCAGTTGTGGCCCAACCTCGGCGCGGCGCTGGATGCTTTGCTCCGCGCCCTGTTTGGACGCTGA
- the nuoK gene encoding NADH-quinone oxidoreductase subunit NuoK, with translation MTSLFAGPVALGHYLTLGAILFALSVIGIFLNRKNLIVLLMAIELMLLAVNLNFVAFSHYLGDMAGQVFVFFILTVAAAESAIGLAILVVLFRNRSNINVDELDTLKG, from the coding sequence ATGACAAGCCTCTTTGCCGGCCCGGTTGCGCTGGGGCATTACCTGACGCTGGGCGCGATTCTCTTCGCTCTGTCGGTGATCGGAATCTTCCTCAACCGCAAGAACCTGATCGTGCTGCTGATGGCCATCGAGCTGATGCTGCTGGCGGTCAACCTGAACTTCGTCGCCTTCTCGCACTACCTGGGCGACATGGCCGGGCAAGTGTTCGTGTTCTTCATCCTCACCGTGGCCGCCGCCGAGTCGGCGATCGGCCTCGCGATCCTGGTGGTGTTGTTCCGCAACCGCTCCAACATCAACGTCGACGAGCTCGACACGCTGAAGGGTTGA
- a CDS encoding NADH-quinone oxidoreductase subunit J, producing the protein MDTSTALFYVFSAVLLVAAFRVITARSAVHSALFLVLAFFSASCVWLLLRAEFLAISLVLVYVGAVMVLFLFVVMMLDINVDALRVGFWKHFPVAAIVGVVIVLEMALVLIPGFDVVNAPPADAKSIAMGNTKLLGIEIYTQYLYPLQIAALVLLVAIIAAIALTLRQRKDSKAIDASQQVKVKKADRLRIVKMQPVVEPPPAPPAPPAGETK; encoded by the coding sequence ATGGATACATCCACCGCGCTCTTCTACGTCTTTTCTGCCGTGCTGCTGGTCGCCGCGTTTCGCGTGATCACCGCACGCAGCGCCGTGCACTCTGCGCTCTTCCTCGTGCTTGCCTTCTTCTCCGCCTCGTGCGTCTGGCTGCTGCTGCGCGCCGAGTTCCTCGCCATCTCGCTCGTGCTCGTCTACGTGGGCGCGGTGATGGTGCTGTTCCTCTTCGTGGTGATGATGCTCGACATCAATGTCGATGCATTGCGCGTCGGCTTCTGGAAGCACTTCCCCGTGGCGGCCATCGTCGGCGTGGTGATCGTGCTCGAGATGGCACTCGTGCTCATCCCGGGCTTCGACGTTGTCAACGCGCCGCCGGCCGATGCCAAGTCGATCGCGATGGGCAACACCAAGCTGCTCGGCATCGAGATCTACACCCAGTACCTATACCCCCTGCAGATCGCGGCGCTCGTGCTGCTTGTCGCCATCATCGCGGCCATTGCGTTGACGCTGCGCCAGCGCAAGGACAGCAAGGCGATCGACGCGTCGCAACAGGTCAAGGTGAAGAAGGCCGACCGCCTGCGCATCGTGAAGATGCAGCCGGTCGTGGAGCCTCCGCCTGCGCCCCCCGCCCCGCCCGCAGGAGAGACCAAATGA
- the nuoI gene encoding NADH-quinone oxidoreductase subunit NuoI: protein MSAVASVKNLFSSFLLTELFKGMALTGRHFLSRTITVQFPEEKTPLSPRFRGLHALRRYENGEERCIACKLCEAVCPALAITIESDIRDDGSRRTTRYDIDLTKCIFCGFCEESCPVDSIVETHIFEYHGEKRGDLYFTKDMLLAVGDRYEKEIAANKEADARYR from the coding sequence ATGAGCGCTGTTGCATCCGTCAAGAACCTGTTTTCGAGCTTCCTGCTCACCGAGCTTTTCAAAGGCATGGCCCTGACCGGCCGCCACTTCCTGTCGCGCACGATCACCGTGCAGTTCCCGGAAGAGAAGACGCCGCTGTCGCCGCGTTTCCGCGGCTTGCACGCGCTTCGCCGTTATGAGAATGGTGAAGAGCGCTGCATCGCCTGCAAGCTGTGCGAAGCGGTGTGCCCGGCGCTGGCGATCACGATCGAGTCGGACATCCGTGATGACGGCTCGCGTCGCACCACCCGCTATGACATCGACCTGACCAAGTGCATCTTCTGCGGCTTCTGCGAAGAGAGCTGCCCGGTGGATTCGATCGTCGAGACCCACATCTTCGAATACCACGGCGAGAAGCGCGGCGACCTGTACTTCACCAAGGACATGCTGCTGGCCGTGGGTGACCGCTACGAGAAAGAAATCGCGGCCAACAAGGAGGCTGACGCGCGCTATCGCTGA
- the nuoH gene encoding NADH-quinone oxidoreductase subunit NuoH yields MVDLFNQFTQAYPNTWAVAWSLIKIIALVAPLMICVAYLTLWERKAIGWTQIRPGPNRVGPWGLLTPIADAVKLIFKEIILPTAANKGLFLLGPIMTIMPALAAWAVVPFGPEKAVSNINAGLLFLMAITSMEVYGVIIAGWASNSKYAFLGALRASAQMVSYEIAMGFALVVVLMVSASLNMTDIVLGQNKGTFASAGWNFLSWNWLPLLPIFVVYFISGLAETNRHPFDVVEGESEIVAGHMIEYSGMAFAMFFLAEYANMILVSALAVTMFLGGWLAPISFSAIGMQTPAWIEATSWFWDWFWLFGKTFVVVTIFLWVRSTFPRYRYDQIMRLGWKIFIPVTLVWLVVVGLWIQSPWNIWK; encoded by the coding sequence ATGGTCGACTTGTTCAACCAGTTCACCCAGGCCTACCCCAACACCTGGGCCGTGGCCTGGAGCCTGATCAAGATCATCGCGCTCGTCGCACCGCTGATGATCTGCGTCGCCTACCTCACGCTCTGGGAGCGCAAGGCCATCGGCTGGACGCAGATCCGCCCCGGTCCCAACCGCGTGGGCCCGTGGGGCCTGCTGACGCCGATCGCCGATGCGGTGAAGCTGATCTTCAAGGAGATCATCCTCCCGACCGCTGCCAACAAGGGCCTCTTCCTGCTCGGCCCGATCATGACCATCATGCCGGCGCTGGCGGCCTGGGCGGTCGTGCCCTTCGGTCCCGAGAAGGCGGTGTCGAACATCAATGCCGGCCTGCTGTTCCTGATGGCGATCACCTCGATGGAGGTCTACGGCGTCATCATCGCCGGCTGGGCCTCCAACTCGAAGTACGCCTTCCTCGGCGCGCTGCGAGCGTCGGCGCAGATGGTGAGCTACGAGATCGCGATGGGCTTTGCGCTCGTCGTGGTGCTGATGGTCTCGGCCAGCCTCAACATGACCGACATCGTGCTCGGCCAGAACAAGGGCACCTTCGCATCGGCGGGCTGGAACTTCCTGTCGTGGAACTGGCTGCCGCTGCTGCCGATCTTCGTCGTCTACTTCATCTCGGGCCTGGCAGAAACCAACCGCCACCCGTTCGACGTGGTCGAAGGCGAATCCGAAATCGTCGCCGGCCACATGATCGAGTACTCGGGCATGGCCTTCGCCATGTTCTTCCTGGCCGAGTACGCCAACATGATCCTCGTCTCGGCGCTGGCCGTGACCATGTTCCTCGGCGGCTGGCTCGCGCCGATCTCGTTCTCGGCGATCGGCATGCAGACGCCGGCCTGGATCGAAGCCACCTCGTGGTTCTGGGACTGGTTCTGGCTCTTCGGCAAGACCTTCGTCGTGGTGACCATCTTCCTGTGGGTGCGCTCGACCTTCCCGCGCTACCGCTACGACCAGATCATGCGTCTGGGCTGGAAGATCTTCATCCCCGTCACGCTCGTGTGGCTCGTGGTCGTGGGTCTCTGGATCCAGTCCCCCTGGAATATTTGGAAGTAA
- the nuoG gene encoding NADH-quinone oxidoreductase subunit NuoG — translation MIEIELDGKKVEVAEGSMVMHAADKAGTYIPHFCYHKKLSIAANCRMCLVEVEKAPKPMPACATPVTQGMIVRTKSDKAIKAQQGVMEFLLINHPLDCPICDQGGECQLQDLAVGYGGSSSRYTEEKRVVFHKEVGPLLSMEEMSRCIHCTRCVRFGQEVAGIMELGMVHRGEHSEITTITGDTVDSELSGNMIDLCPVGAITSKPFRYSARTWELSRRKSVSPHDGTGANLIVQVKNHKVLRVVPLENEDVNECWLADRDRFSYEAVNSEDRLTAPMLKQGGEWKTVDWTTALEYVANGLKQIKTDHGAKAIGALGSANSTTEELHLLAKLVRGLGSENIDYRLRHADFANVGGVSSGSPTARWLGTSIASLSTLQSALVVGSFLRKDHPLFAQRIRQAARKGAKVSRINAVADDWLIPTANDLIVAPNLWAQALAEVASAVAASKGIAAPVQAETTDAAKAIAAALLAGERKAVLLGNAAAQHPQASQLLSLAQWIGEQTGASVGYLTDAANTVGAQLVNALPGSGGLNAGQMLSTGGLKAALLLNAEPAYDAANPAAAREALNGAQMVVALTSFKNAAVDNADVLLPISPFTETSGTFVNAEGRVQSFHGVVRPLGDTRPAWKVLRVLGNMLGLKGFEFETSEEVKAEALGDLSTVAGRLSNKPAAARAAAPTATPGLERIADVPIYCTDPLVRRAPSLQLTADAKPPVADIPSALWLQLGLSEGASVRVAQGKAQAVLPARLDATLAATAVRVPAGHPCTASLGAMFGAITVEKA, via the coding sequence ATGATCGAAATCGAACTCGACGGGAAGAAGGTAGAGGTCGCCGAAGGCAGCATGGTGATGCATGCAGCCGACAAGGCCGGCACCTACATCCCGCACTTCTGCTATCACAAGAAGCTCTCCATCGCTGCCAACTGCCGCATGTGCCTGGTCGAGGTGGAGAAGGCCCCGAAGCCCATGCCCGCCTGCGCCACGCCGGTGACGCAGGGCATGATCGTCCGCACCAAGAGCGACAAGGCGATCAAGGCCCAGCAGGGCGTGATGGAGTTCCTGCTGATCAACCACCCGCTCGACTGCCCGATCTGCGACCAGGGCGGCGAGTGCCAGCTGCAAGACCTGGCCGTGGGCTACGGCGGATCGTCCTCCCGCTACACCGAAGAGAAGCGCGTCGTCTTCCACAAGGAAGTCGGCCCGCTGCTCTCGATGGAGGAGATGAGCCGCTGCATCCATTGCACCCGCTGCGTGCGCTTCGGCCAGGAAGTGGCCGGCATCATGGAGTTGGGCATGGTGCACCGGGGGGAGCACTCCGAGATCACCACCATCACCGGCGACACCGTCGACTCCGAGCTGTCGGGCAACATGATCGACCTGTGCCCGGTCGGCGCGATCACCAGCAAGCCTTTCCGTTACAGCGCCCGTACGTGGGAGCTGTCGCGCCGCAAGAGCGTGAGCCCGCATGACGGCACTGGCGCCAACCTGATCGTCCAGGTCAAGAACCACAAGGTCCTTCGGGTGGTGCCGCTTGAGAACGAAGACGTCAACGAGTGCTGGCTCGCCGACCGCGACCGTTTCTCGTACGAAGCCGTCAACAGCGAAGACCGCCTGACCGCCCCCATGCTCAAGCAGGGCGGCGAGTGGAAGACGGTCGACTGGACGACCGCGCTCGAATACGTCGCCAACGGTCTGAAGCAGATCAAGACCGACCATGGTGCCAAGGCCATCGGCGCCTTGGGCTCCGCCAACAGCACCACTGAAGAATTGCACCTGCTGGCAAAGCTGGTGCGTGGGCTCGGCAGCGAGAACATCGATTACCGCCTGCGTCACGCTGACTTCGCCAATGTGGGCGGCGTGTCGTCCGGCTCGCCTACGGCTCGATGGCTTGGCACTTCCATCGCCTCTCTCTCCACGCTGCAAAGCGCGCTGGTGGTGGGTTCGTTCCTGCGCAAGGACCACCCGCTCTTCGCCCAGCGCATCCGGCAGGCTGCGCGCAAGGGCGCCAAGGTGTCGCGCATCAACGCCGTGGCCGATGACTGGCTGATCCCGACCGCGAACGACCTCATCGTCGCCCCGAACCTGTGGGCACAGGCGCTGGCCGAAGTGGCCAGCGCCGTCGCCGCCAGCAAGGGCATCGCTGCACCCGTGCAGGCTGAAACGACCGATGCGGCCAAGGCCATCGCCGCCGCATTGCTGGCCGGCGAACGCAAGGCCGTGCTGCTCGGCAATGCCGCCGCGCAGCACCCGCAAGCCAGTCAATTGCTGTCGCTCGCGCAGTGGATCGGCGAGCAGACCGGGGCGTCTGTCGGCTATCTGACCGATGCGGCCAACACCGTCGGCGCACAGCTCGTCAACGCGCTGCCCGGCAGCGGCGGCCTGAACGCCGGTCAGATGCTGTCGACCGGCGGGCTGAAGGCGGCCCTGCTGCTCAACGCCGAACCGGCCTACGACGCCGCCAACCCGGCTGCCGCCCGTGAAGCGCTGAACGGTGCTCAGATGGTGGTCGCGCTGACCTCGTTCAAGAACGCCGCCGTCGACAACGCCGACGTGCTGCTGCCCATCTCCCCGTTCACCGAGACCTCGGGCACCTTCGTCAACGCCGAAGGTCGCGTGCAAAGCTTCCACGGCGTGGTGCGCCCGCTCGGCGACACCCGTCCCGCGTGGAAGGTGCTGCGCGTGCTTGGCAACATGCTCGGCCTGAAGGGCTTCGAGTTCGAAACCTCGGAAGAGGTGAAGGCCGAAGCGCTGGGTGATCTGAGCACCGTTGCCGGTCGCCTGAGCAACAAGCCTGCTGCCGCACGGGCGGCTGCACCGACGGCCACACCCGGCCTCGAGCGCATCGCTGATGTGCCGATCTACTGCACTGACCCGCTGGTGCGTCGCGCCCCCTCGCTGCAGCTCACCGCCGATGCCAAACCGCCGGTGGCCGACATCCCGTCTGCCCTCTGGCTGCAACTCGGTTTGAGTGAAGGCGCCTCCGTGCGCGTTGCGCAGGGCAAGGCGCAGGCCGTGCTGCCTGCTCGTCTTGACGCCACGCTCGCGGCCACCGCCGTGCGTGTGCCGGCCGGCCACCCGTGCACCGCGTCGCTCGGCGCGATGTTCGGTGCCATCACCGTGGAGAAGGCCTGA
- the nuoF gene encoding NADH-quinone oxidoreductase subunit NuoF, which produces MQPQIDLSQFQAKGTETCFHGRHIGAQIYDGLDGKNWSLKDYEARGGYQALRRILTGGNGLEPMTPEQVIAEVKTSGLRGRGGAGFPTGLKWSFMPRMYPGAKYLVCNSDEGEPGTCKDRDILMFNPHIVIEGMAIAAFAMGIATGYNYIHGEIFEVYERFEAALEEARAAGYLGNNIFGSSFNFQLHAAHGFGAYICGEETALLESLEGKKGQPRFKPPFPASYGLYGKPTTINNTETFAAVPWIIRNGGQKYLEIGKPNNGGTKIFSVVGDVNQPGNFEVPLGTPFPKLLELAGGVRTGRKLKAVIPGGSSAPVLPASIMNECTMDYDSIAKAGSMLGSGAVIVMDDSRCMVKSLLRLSYFYMHESCGQCTPCREGTGWLFRMVERIANGQGRMEDIDLLNSVADNIQGRTICALGDAAAMPVRAMIKHFRDEFVHLIEHKTSVVPAYV; this is translated from the coding sequence ATGCAACCCCAGATCGACCTGTCGCAGTTCCAGGCCAAGGGCACGGAGACCTGCTTCCACGGCCGCCACATCGGCGCGCAGATCTATGACGGCCTCGACGGCAAGAACTGGTCATTGAAAGACTACGAGGCACGCGGCGGCTACCAGGCGCTGCGCCGCATTCTCACGGGCGGCAACGGCCTCGAGCCGATGACGCCCGAGCAGGTGATCGCCGAGGTGAAGACCTCAGGCCTGCGCGGCCGTGGCGGTGCCGGTTTCCCGACCGGCCTCAAGTGGAGCTTCATGCCCCGCATGTACCCGGGCGCGAAGTACCTCGTCTGCAACTCCGACGAGGGCGAGCCGGGCACCTGCAAGGACCGCGACATCCTCATGTTCAACCCGCACATCGTGATCGAGGGCATGGCCATTGCCGCCTTTGCGATGGGCATCGCCACCGGCTACAACTACATCCACGGCGAGATCTTCGAGGTGTACGAGCGGTTCGAAGCCGCACTTGAAGAGGCCCGCGCTGCCGGCTACCTCGGCAACAACATCTTCGGCTCGTCGTTCAACTTCCAACTGCACGCTGCGCACGGTTTCGGCGCCTACATCTGCGGCGAAGAAACCGCGCTGCTCGAGTCGCTCGAAGGCAAGAAGGGCCAGCCGCGCTTCAAGCCGCCGTTCCCGGCCAGCTACGGCCTCTACGGCAAGCCGACCACGATCAACAACACCGAGACCTTCGCGGCGGTGCCCTGGATCATCCGCAACGGCGGCCAGAAGTACCTCGAGATCGGCAAGCCCAACAACGGCGGCACGAAGATCTTCTCGGTGGTGGGTGACGTCAACCAGCCGGGCAACTTCGAAGTGCCGCTCGGTACGCCGTTCCCGAAGCTGCTCGAACTGGCGGGCGGTGTGCGCACCGGCCGCAAGCTCAAGGCGGTGATCCCCGGTGGCTCGTCGGCCCCGGTGCTGCCGGCGTCGATCATGAACGAGTGCACGATGGACTACGACTCCATCGCCAAGGCTGGCTCCATGCTCGGCTCGGGCGCCGTCATCGTGATGGACGACTCGCGCTGCATGGTCAAGAGCCTGCTCCGCCTCTCGTATTTCTACATGCACGAAAGCTGCGGCCAGTGCACGCCCTGCCGCGAAGGCACGGGCTGGCTCTTCCGCATGGTCGAGCGCATCGCCAACGGCCAGGGCCGCATGGAAGACATCGACCTGCTGAACTCGGTGGCCGACAACATCCAGGGCCGCACCATCTGCGCGCTGGGCGATGCCGCCGCGATGCCGGTGCGCGCCATGATCAAGCACTTCCGCGATGAGTTTGTCCACCTCATCGAGCACAAGACCAGCGTGGTCCCGGCCTACGTCTGA
- the nuoE gene encoding NAD(P)H-dependent oxidoreductase subunit E — protein MSAATATLSEATRARFDREVAKYPADQKQSAVMACLSILQQEQGYVSADGERLIADYLGMPPIAVHEVTTFYNMYNQQPLGTFKLNVCTNLPCQLRNGQGALNHLCEKLGVEEGGTTADGLFTVQKSECLGACADAPVMLVNDRQMCSFMDNQRLDALVDTLRAGARK, from the coding sequence GTGAGCGCCGCCACTGCAACCCTCAGCGAGGCCACGCGCGCCCGCTTCGACCGCGAGGTCGCCAAGTACCCCGCCGACCAGAAACAGTCGGCCGTGATGGCGTGCCTGTCCATCCTGCAGCAGGAGCAGGGCTACGTGTCGGCCGACGGCGAGCGCCTGATCGCCGACTACCTCGGCATGCCGCCGATCGCGGTGCACGAGGTCACGACCTTCTACAACATGTACAACCAGCAGCCGCTGGGCACCTTCAAGCTCAACGTCTGTACCAACCTGCCGTGCCAGCTGCGCAACGGGCAGGGCGCGCTCAACCACCTGTGCGAGAAGCTCGGCGTGGAAGAGGGCGGTACCACGGCCGACGGCCTCTTCACCGTGCAGAAGAGCGAGTGCCTGGGTGCCTGCGCCGACGCGCCGGTGATGCTGGTCAACGACCGCCAGATGTGCAGCTTCATGGACAACCAGCGGCTCGATGCGCTGGTCGACACGCTGCGCGCCGGCGCCAGGAAGTGA